One bacterium genomic window carries:
- a CDS encoding HAMP domain-containing sensor histidine kinase has protein sequence MAVLILVGINAGYRVIVADLRETLDSELGRQLGGLAETFAATLDVADVRDAVASAETFDPDAYMRLRARAQEFADVNRLVTATVLDSNWQDPFADAADSLGAKVYSLLDRDGRWAPAVGLTWVSQTFRWGDSYYRSAAAPIEDPTSGAFLAIARIEADARHFGALDRLDRLAWWIHGLSAALALALVALFLGQARLARRWERELLRSEKLIGLGRLAATIAHEIKNPLGIIKATAQRLERTAGQNLAPEKRDELLKFIPEEVDRLNRILTRYLQIAATDQSHPAPVDVGRQLPQWIEAMPERDRIRLSLDTTGPIHADPEAPRQVALNLIRNALEASPNGAGIEIAWTQQGRYGQLRISDHGPGIPRKLRAAVFEPFYTTKTSGSGLGLYAVKTLVERDGGQVAIEDNPGGGAAVIVRWPLASEAGGATN, from the coding sequence GTGGCCGTCCTGATCCTGGTTGGGATCAATGCCGGCTATCGTGTGATCGTTGCCGACCTGCGGGAGACGCTGGACAGCGAACTGGGCCGTCAACTGGGCGGACTGGCCGAGACGTTCGCCGCCACGCTGGATGTCGCCGATGTGCGCGACGCGGTCGCGTCGGCGGAGACTTTCGATCCCGATGCCTATATGCGTCTGCGGGCGCGCGCGCAGGAGTTCGCCGATGTCAATCGGCTGGTGACCGCCACCGTCCTCGACAGCAATTGGCAGGATCCGTTTGCCGACGCCGCCGATTCGCTGGGGGCGAAGGTGTACTCGCTTCTGGACCGTGATGGCCGCTGGGCGCCGGCGGTCGGATTGACCTGGGTGTCGCAGACATTCCGTTGGGGGGATTCCTACTACCGCAGCGCGGCCGCGCCGATCGAGGACCCGACCAGCGGCGCATTCCTCGCCATCGCGCGCATCGAAGCGGACGCGCGTCATTTCGGCGCGCTGGACCGTCTCGATCGGCTGGCGTGGTGGATCCATGGTTTGTCGGCGGCGCTGGCGCTGGCCCTGGTGGCGCTCTTTCTCGGGCAGGCGCGTCTTGCGCGACGCTGGGAGCGGGAGCTTCTGCGGTCGGAGAAATTGATCGGGCTGGGACGTCTGGCGGCCACGATTGCCCATGAGATCAAAAATCCTCTCGGCATCATCAAGGCGACGGCGCAGCGCCTCGAACGCACCGCCGGGCAGAATCTGGCGCCGGAGAAACGCGATGAACTGCTCAAGTTCATCCCCGAAGAAGTGGACCGTCTCAATCGCATCCTCACCCGCTATCTGCAGATTGCCGCCACCGATCAATCGCACCCGGCCCCCGTCGATGTGGGCCGTCAGCTCCCCCAGTGGATCGAGGCGATGCCGGAACGGGATCGTATACGATTGTCTCTTGATACCACGGGTCCGATCCACGCCGATCCGGAGGCGCCCCGGCAGGTGGCGCTCAACCTGATTCGCAACGCGCTGGAGGCGTCACCCAATGGCGCGGGCATCGAGATCGCATGGACACAGCAAGGACGGTACGGGCAGTTGCGCATCAGCGATCATGGACCGGGGATACCGCGGAAACTGCGCGCGGCGGTCTTTGAGCCATTCTATACGACCAAAACGAGCGGCTCGGGGCTGGGGCTTTATGCGGTCAAGACGCTGGTGGAGCGCGACGGCGGGCAGGTGGCAATCGAGGACAACCCGGGCGGCGGCGCCGCGGTGATTGTGCGTTGGCCGCTGGCATCCGAGGCCGGCGGCGCGACAAACTGA
- the queG gene encoding tRNA epoxyqueuosine(34) reductase QueG: MSESDPALIRQRLHDRALELGFSLFGVSPADSEPDLRDRLFQWLTRGYHASMAWMARNAERRADPQKVLPGAQSIISVAINYYHPDQHDEECGALKVSRYAWGDDYHTLVAERLEALRQTLADLLPGARSLTYVDTGPLLEKAIAQRAGLGWIGKNACLITRDFGSWVFLGEIITTAELPPDPPHTDFCGSCTRCMEACPTEAFPAPYVLDANRCISYWTIEHRGEIPEELSSQFDGWIFGCDICQDVCPWNKFSRPSPEPAFAPLPERRRPPGPRWSSLSPEAFRAEFAGSPILRARAEGLARNIRSQRADPLPLAVRQVRAQSPSVQDP; encoded by the coding sequence ATGTCCGAATCCGACCCCGCCCTCATCCGCCAGCGTCTGCATGACCGCGCTCTCGAGCTGGGCTTTTCGCTCTTTGGCGTCAGTCCGGCCGACAGCGAGCCCGATCTCCGCGACCGCCTGTTCCAGTGGCTCACGCGCGGCTATCATGCGTCGATGGCGTGGATGGCCCGCAACGCCGAGCGTCGCGCCGACCCGCAGAAGGTCCTGCCCGGGGCACAGTCGATCATCTCGGTGGCGATCAACTACTACCACCCCGACCAGCACGATGAGGAGTGCGGCGCGCTCAAAGTGTCGCGCTATGCATGGGGGGATGACTACCACACGCTGGTCGCCGAGCGCCTGGAGGCGCTGCGGCAGACGCTGGCGGACCTGCTGCCCGGGGCCCGTTCGCTTACCTACGTCGACACCGGCCCGCTTTTGGAGAAGGCCATCGCCCAGCGCGCCGGCCTGGGCTGGATCGGCAAGAACGCCTGCCTGATCACCCGCGATTTCGGCTCGTGGGTTTTTCTCGGCGAGATCATCACCACCGCGGAACTGCCGCCCGATCCTCCGCACACGGATTTCTGCGGCAGTTGCACGCGCTGCATGGAGGCCTGTCCCACCGAGGCCTTTCCGGCCCCGTATGTCCTCGACGCCAACCGCTGCATTTCGTACTGGACGATCGAGCATCGCGGCGAAATCCCTGAGGAGTTGTCGTCGCAGTTTGACGGCTGGATCTTTGGTTGTGATATCTGCCAGGATGTCTGTCCCTGGAACAAGTTCTCCCGGCCCAGCCCGGAGCCGGCCTTTGCGCCGTTGCCCGAGCGACGCCGCCCGCCCGGTCCGCGCTGGTCATCGCTGTCGCCGGAGGCCTTTCGCGCCGAGTTCGCCGGATCGCCGATTCTGCGCGCCCGCGCCGAAGGACTGGCGCGCAACATCCGTTCGCAACGCGCCGACCCCTTGCCGCTGGCCGTGCGCCAGGTCCGGGCGCAATCGCCGTCTGTCCAGGATCCTTAA